In a single window of the Aridibaculum aurantiacum genome:
- a CDS encoding MBL fold metallo-hydrolase encodes MRSRLKKISFVVLGVVILLLLVVVVYVNDQIGDRYSEDVSTEKFADIPYYDKSSHEFISPEKLIMSKEKTTGGDPGFLRFFTRSPYAPKNPLPIDNLTKSDFSTTPGDFAVYWFGHSTALIELEGQRILIDPVFENAGPLPGITKRFGNPPIKREELPKIDVVIITHDHYDHLEANTIKHFAPMDMKFIVPLGVGARLIGWGVSEDKIVELGWHQNYKLATTEITACPGVHYSGRSNKDRNKTLWASYAVKGRNKSFFWSGDTGYGDHFKEIGDKYGPFDVAFVEIDAWNNGWPNTHLFPDQAVKVVSDVKAKLLFPIHLATFDLALHPWEESIQTVSELADKAQVEIVTPIMGQKVIPGTTPTTRWWQQVQD; translated from the coding sequence ATGAGATCAAGGTTAAAGAAGATATCATTTGTGGTATTGGGAGTTGTGATACTACTGCTTCTTGTAGTAGTGGTTTATGTAAATGACCAAATAGGAGACAGGTATTCAGAAGATGTTAGCACAGAGAAATTTGCAGATATTCCTTACTATGATAAATCATCACATGAATTCATCAGTCCAGAGAAACTGATCATGTCAAAAGAAAAAACCACTGGTGGCGATCCTGGTTTTTTGCGGTTTTTTACACGGTCTCCATATGCTCCCAAGAATCCACTACCAATTGATAATCTTACAAAGTCCGATTTCTCCACGACCCCTGGTGATTTTGCTGTTTATTGGTTTGGTCACTCCACAGCATTGATAGAGCTTGAGGGACAGCGTATATTGATAGATCCCGTTTTCGAGAATGCAGGCCCGCTTCCTGGCATTACCAAACGATTTGGTAATCCACCAATCAAACGCGAAGAGTTGCCAAAGATTGATGTTGTCATAATCACGCATGATCACTATGATCACCTGGAGGCAAATACTATCAAGCATTTTGCTCCTATGGATATGAAGTTTATTGTGCCGTTAGGCGTTGGAGCAAGATTAATAGGTTGGGGTGTGTCAGAAGATAAGATAGTTGAGCTGGGTTGGCATCAAAACTATAAGTTGGCTACTACCGAGATCACTGCATGTCCCGGCGTTCATTATTCAGGAAGAAGCAACAAAGACAGAAACAAAACGCTCTGGGCCTCCTATGCAGTAAAGGGTAGAAATAAATCGTTCTTCTGGAGTGGGGATACTGGCTACGGTGACCACTTCAAAGAGATCGGGGATAAGTACGGTCCATTTGATGTTGCTTTTGTAGAGATAGATGCGTGGAATAATGGATGGCCAAACACACACCTGTTTCCTGATCAAGCTGTGAAGGTTGTTAGCGATGTAAAAGCAAAACTTCTGTTTCCAATCCACCTGGCTACATTCGATTTAGCGCTTCATCCATGGGAAGAATCTATTCAAACTGTATCAGAACTTGCTGACAAAGCCCAGGTAGAAATCGTTACCCCGATCATGGGCCAGAAAGTTATACCGGGCACTACACCCACAACCCGATGGTGGCAGCAGGTACAGGATTGA
- a CDS encoding zf-TFIIB domain-containing protein, which yields MKCPNCDTTLSMSEKHGVEIDYCPNCRGIWLDKGEMEKIMERAADHYASRDNYERDFKKYEYDNYNKGHKYSHKKKSFLSDFFDF from the coding sequence ATGAAATGTCCAAACTGTGACACTACACTAAGTATGAGCGAGAAACATGGTGTCGAAATTGACTACTGCCCTAATTGCAGGGGCATCTGGCTTGATAAAGGCGAGATGGAGAAGATAATGGAAAGGGCTGCGGATCATTATGCCAGCAGGGATAACTATGAAAGAGATTTCAAAAAATACGAGTACGACAACTATAACAAGGGTCATAAGTATTCGCACAAAAAGAAGTCATTTCTAAGTGATTTCTTCGACTTCTAA
- a CDS encoding RNA polymerase sigma factor: MSKLNERQVIFHSLHQQYLPMVKQLCLGYVRGDMQLAEDLTQEVFINTWHGLEKFRNDASYKTWIYRITVNTCLLYLRSSKKLHDTFELDDLHTEAPERVEQVEDHYQSLYKAIGALPHIERLIMMMILEELTYEEIGAITGINAIHLRVKIHRIKKKMRQLVKQD; this comes from the coding sequence ATGAGCAAACTCAACGAGCGGCAGGTAATTTTCCATTCTTTGCACCAGCAGTACTTACCCATGGTAAAACAGCTTTGCCTGGGTTATGTACGCGGAGATATGCAGCTAGCAGAAGATCTAACACAGGAGGTGTTCATAAATACCTGGCACGGCCTGGAGAAGTTTAGAAATGATGCTTCCTATAAAACATGGATATACAGGATAACCGTAAATACGTGCTTACTCTACTTGCGATCCAGCAAGAAATTGCATGATACATTTGAGCTCGATGATCTGCATACCGAAGCGCCTGAAAGAGTGGAACAGGTTGAGGACCACTACCAATCTCTGTATAAAGCCATTGGCGCACTCCCCCACATAGAGCGACTGATAATGATGATGATACTGGAGGAATTGACCTATGAAGAAATTGGTGCTATTACCGGGATAAATGCCATTCACCTGAGAGTGAAAATTCACAGGATAAAGAAAAAAATGCGTCAACTAGTAAAACAAGATTAA
- a CDS encoding alpha/beta fold hydrolase encodes MKKALSLCLFLFFAFFGFAQPPAFIVEKRGTGKPIIFLPGFTTPGSVWYETVKNLEGNYESHLITYAGFGGVAPIDTPWYPSIQQQLIAYIHKEKLSQVTIIGHSMGGTLAMDIAAALPGKIDKLVLVDALPNMRALMMPGVSAEQVQYNSPYNKQMLEMKDDAFRQVATLMAGNMTNNKEKNDTILKWSLTADRKTYVYGFTDLLKVDLEEKLPLIKAKTLILGATFPTMEVAKATMEKQYATLNEKQIEFAIGSKHFIMFDQPGWFCAQVNAFLQK; translated from the coding sequence ATGAAAAAAGCTTTATCACTCTGTCTCTTTTTGTTCTTCGCTTTTTTTGGTTTTGCACAGCCGCCTGCATTTATAGTTGAAAAGCGTGGAACGGGAAAGCCAATAATTTTCTTACCTGGTTTTACTACACCCGGTTCTGTATGGTACGAGACGGTTAAGAACCTTGAAGGAAATTATGAAAGTCATCTTATTACTTACGCAGGCTTTGGTGGGGTTGCGCCTATTGATACGCCATGGTATCCTTCTATCCAGCAGCAGTTGATTGCTTACATCCACAAGGAAAAGCTTTCCCAGGTTACCATTATTGGTCATAGTATGGGTGGCACCCTTGCAATGGATATTGCTGCTGCGCTCCCTGGCAAGATTGATAAACTTGTATTAGTGGATGCTTTACCCAACATGCGTGCTTTGATGATGCCGGGCGTTTCTGCGGAACAGGTACAATACAATTCCCCATACAACAAACAAATGTTGGAAATGAAAGACGATGCCTTCAGACAGGTAGCTACTTTGATGGCGGGTAATATGACGAATAACAAGGAGAAGAATGATACCATCTTAAAATGGAGTTTGACTGCTGACCGTAAAACCTATGTGTATGGTTTTACTGATCTTTTAAAAGTGGACCTTGAGGAAAAACTCCCGTTGATTAAAGCAAAGACATTGATTTTGGGAGCAACCTTTCCTACCATGGAGGTGGCCAAAGCCACCATGGAAAAGCAATATGCTACATTGAATGAAAAACAGATTGAATTTGCAATAGGCAGTAAACACTTTATCATGTTTGATCAGCCAGGATGGTTTTGTGCACAGGTAAATGCATTTTTACAAAAATGA
- a CDS encoding T9SS type A sorting domain-containing protein, with product MKHLYPFLLLLLIAFSHTISAQHFEWAASAGNIDIRYNYSSVDPENNIVVGGGGGVNWSHMGRQPELYTATGEQIKLSQQERTDVIACYSPDGAVLWHLQTDQRNTELSGIAHDENGTTVLLVEILAVASENGEEYGYFPELERHAIIPAGFYLIYLNKEGRLIKKVKVFDKEPERIDISGFIPYPNGGFVLSGFLHPGVLSETLKLSAGPAGGDFVLVLDKEGQPAWGDVISFARTTCCTQTSESVKASVAPNGTVYLGGNFLTGATFGGAKKIMAPTSPNDNMYNEPYEAYIASYSPQGKLNWVRTTKARWQCQSVAATNNGVVIAFKTMSNNIFLGEKVDTTGGKWWVLAILDRAGNTKWKTTSSTDRAHQVRFDRENHLYVLGTHRETGKWNNSPGVIGTDTVQSKFAVVYIAKFDPNGKYEWIKEADIPITTSNESLHFNMDHCGNMYVSGTLWFTFSAQLSMFDKAFVKGKIYGPAPFISRFKNTISSSIVKQKKDEPVLSCILSPGPWKLRNYPNPFATNTTIEYSLTYPDAVSLEIYNVSGQVIKTLFQNKKHVAGQYTIPLNGELPAGIYVATLRGTETMVTWKMVVAK from the coding sequence ATGAAACACCTCTACCCCTTTCTCCTACTCTTGTTAATTGCATTCAGCCATACAATTTCTGCGCAGCATTTTGAATGGGCTGCGAGTGCAGGCAATATTGATATACGATACAATTACTCTTCTGTTGATCCCGAGAACAATATAGTAGTAGGCGGAGGAGGTGGTGTCAACTGGAGCCATATGGGCCGTCAACCTGAGTTATATACGGCTACGGGTGAGCAAATAAAACTGTCGCAGCAAGAACGAACAGATGTGATCGCTTGTTATTCTCCCGATGGCGCTGTACTGTGGCATTTACAAACCGACCAACGTAATACTGAACTATCTGGCATAGCGCACGACGAAAATGGAACAACCGTTCTGCTGGTGGAAATATTAGCGGTGGCAAGCGAGAACGGAGAAGAATACGGGTACTTCCCTGAGTTGGAGCGGCATGCTATCATTCCCGCAGGGTTCTATCTTATTTACCTGAATAAAGAAGGACGACTAATAAAGAAGGTGAAGGTTTTTGATAAAGAACCCGAACGAATAGATATCAGCGGATTTATACCTTATCCTAATGGAGGATTTGTCTTGAGTGGCTTTTTGCATCCGGGAGTGTTGAGCGAAACGCTGAAGCTTTCGGCAGGTCCTGCAGGCGGCGACTTTGTGTTGGTGCTCGATAAAGAAGGACAGCCTGCATGGGGCGATGTGATATCATTTGCGCGCACTACATGCTGTACTCAAACATCCGAATCAGTGAAGGCATCGGTAGCACCTAATGGTACAGTTTACCTTGGAGGAAATTTCCTTACAGGTGCAACATTTGGCGGTGCAAAAAAGATAATGGCACCCACGTCGCCGAACGACAATATGTACAACGAACCTTACGAAGCATATATCGCCTCTTATTCACCGCAGGGAAAGCTTAACTGGGTGCGTACAACAAAGGCACGATGGCAGTGCCAAAGCGTGGCTGCTACCAACAATGGTGTTGTCATTGCTTTTAAGACCATGAGCAATAATATTTTTCTAGGCGAGAAAGTAGATACTACCGGCGGCAAATGGTGGGTACTTGCTATTCTGGATAGAGCCGGTAACACAAAATGGAAAACAACATCGAGCACCGACAGGGCTCACCAGGTACGGTTCGACAGGGAAAACCATTTATATGTATTGGGCACACACCGTGAAACAGGAAAATGGAATAATAGCCCGGGAGTGATTGGTACCGATACAGTGCAGTCGAAGTTTGCGGTAGTGTATATAGCTAAGTTCGATCCTAATGGTAAATACGAGTGGATAAAAGAAGCTGATATTCCTATAACTACTTCCAATGAATCGCTGCACTTCAACATGGACCACTGCGGCAACATGTATGTATCGGGCACGTTGTGGTTTACATTTTCAGCACAACTTTCCATGTTTGATAAAGCATTCGTAAAAGGGAAAATATATGGTCCTGCACCTTTTATTTCCCGTTTTAAAAACACCATATCTTCTTCCATTGTAAAACAAAAGAAAGACGAACCTGTGCTGTCCTGCATACTCTCTCCGGGTCCATGGAAGCTGCGCAATTATCCCAATCCTTTTGCAACCAACACTACTATTGAATATTCACTTACTTATCCCGACGCTGTATCGCTGGAAATTTACAATGTAAGCGGGCAGGTGATAAAAACATTGTTTCAAAACAAAAAGCATGTAGCAGGGCAATATACTATTCCACTCAATGGAGAATTGCCAGCAGGTATATACGTGGCCACACTTCGCGGAACAGAAACCATGGTTACCTGGAAAATGGTGGTGGCGAAATAA
- a CDS encoding WG repeat-containing protein has product MKLYCLLILFLLISSTGICQFIPYHKKGVWGIVNEQKQTVLPFQYDETELFGKGGAKVLLGYKGPLLTIADTTGRTILVIPHNFDTARRKLQLTRSWERLSTLVIKGKLHILLWNKSGKQLVDENGKPVQLNDKYDDLEIIDNAVIVKLNGRYGLLDSTLQPVLATKYADFDYDRHFLVARAPLTKPVILRRGNWQKLSCDVSADHIWSVKNHGYLPYSKDGFVGLKDSSCNVLIPPRYSDIIVREDVIAGKRPNKNEDLFDLDAKLVAENVKHYVRQKDHYIIQFNRKASFYSHAFRHILTVPYDEVHLVAEPHYTGDYWVYHDRRTPGTKWYRVRKGNRWGVIDSTGKLIYPMVKNEYDAIFEDHAVIGFHKERSVYRFIEKQWDTVKIVYRDGRFHNIIMPGTAYGLPVKNRQAFLKDNHVGFVDFSGTQVIPPIFDRDKSVRTYAGLLDKYVSFIPWKEHTWIMYNKKAVLIDTSGMTIEPTSDEWIVSHQLEDGKKIIQFLTGGNDRYAIISADSTILVRSDMISPVFSKFIAVRQNSKYALFDKKGKQLTGYAYDSITIDDNLQLLQVYKNGRKGYMSLELEEYFADE; this is encoded by the coding sequence ATGAAACTGTACTGTTTGCTTATTTTATTTCTTTTAATTTCCTCTACTGGCATATGTCAATTCATTCCATACCATAAGAAAGGTGTTTGGGGAATTGTAAATGAACAAAAGCAAACGGTATTGCCATTTCAATACGACGAAACAGAACTATTCGGCAAAGGTGGTGCGAAAGTGCTGCTTGGATATAAGGGGCCGCTGCTAACAATTGCAGATACTACAGGCAGAACAATCCTTGTTATCCCTCATAATTTTGATACAGCAAGGAGAAAGCTACAGCTAACACGGTCCTGGGAGCGACTTTCGACACTAGTGATAAAAGGCAAGCTTCATATCCTTTTGTGGAATAAGTCAGGTAAACAGCTGGTAGATGAGAATGGAAAGCCTGTACAACTAAATGATAAATATGATGACCTGGAGATAATTGATAATGCCGTTATTGTAAAATTGAATGGAAGATACGGCTTGCTTGACAGCACTTTGCAACCAGTGCTTGCAACCAAATATGCCGACTTTGATTATGACCGTCATTTTTTAGTTGCACGAGCACCCTTAACTAAACCAGTGATCCTTCGCCGGGGCAACTGGCAAAAACTTTCTTGCGATGTTTCAGCCGATCATATATGGTCAGTTAAAAACCACGGCTACCTGCCATACAGCAAAGACGGCTTTGTTGGGTTGAAAGATTCTAGCTGCAACGTATTGATCCCGCCTCGTTATTCAGACATTATTGTAAGAGAGGATGTAATTGCGGGAAAGCGACCAAACAAAAATGAAGACCTATTTGACCTGGATGCAAAACTGGTGGCAGAGAATGTAAAACACTATGTACGACAAAAGGATCATTATATCATTCAGTTCAATAGAAAAGCATCTTTTTATTCTCATGCGTTTAGGCACATCCTTACTGTACCATACGATGAAGTGCACCTGGTAGCAGAACCACATTACACTGGCGACTATTGGGTGTACCATGACCGACGTACGCCAGGCACCAAATGGTACAGGGTGCGGAAAGGAAACCGATGGGGCGTGATAGACTCAACAGGTAAGCTTATTTATCCAATGGTAAAAAATGAATATGATGCAATCTTTGAAGATCATGCTGTCATTGGATTTCATAAAGAGAGATCGGTGTACCGTTTTATTGAAAAGCAGTGGGACACGGTTAAGATCGTATATCGCGACGGTCGATTTCATAATATCATCATGCCTGGTACAGCCTATGGATTACCCGTGAAAAATAGGCAGGCGTTTCTAAAAGATAATCATGTAGGTTTTGTAGACTTTTCAGGAACACAAGTGATTCCACCCATATTTGACCGGGATAAATCTGTACGTACATATGCTGGATTGCTCGATAAATATGTATCGTTTATCCCATGGAAAGAGCATACATGGATCATGTACAATAAAAAAGCTGTACTGATAGATACATCTGGGATGACAATAGAACCAACTTCCGACGAGTGGATTGTTAGCCATCAGTTAGAGGACGGCAAAAAGATCATCCAATTCCTGACTGGTGGAAATGACCGCTACGCAATCATTAGTGCAGACTCTACCATACTGGTGCGATCGGATATGATCTCACCGGTCTTCAGCAAGTTTATTGCAGTGCGGCAGAATAGCAAATATGCTTTGTTTGACAAGAAGGGTAAACAGCTGACAGGCTATGCATATGATAGCATCACAATAGATGACAACCTGCAGTTACTACAGGTATATAAAAACGGCAGAAAAGGCTATATGAGCCTTGAACTGGAGGAATATTTTGCAGATGAGTGA
- a CDS encoding tetratricopeptide repeat protein gives MAAQNKSNTASQATPKAFTDGVAAFYDGNYSAAINEFNKAQTQDPAYKPTYLWIGIAYVASGEKSMAYNTWLRMPAETNAMTTSMYLKGMAEWREGKTNDAKYWFRNTFNYKNTPAYKLSTTALARLEKGDQAPPVSEWPALALLPGSKVNKNNPTASEVKNENAPQTNTANTKLPAFIPKGMYQCYDMYTEANNPSRTSYKEILTIVDGSTYEYKSGKTSRGRYTYDSKTGTITFVTGPYSGGNPTAKLGYRTGDNKPMITLSYTFANLGKDEDFCVLVKSN, from the coding sequence GTGGCAGCTCAAAATAAAAGTAACACTGCAAGCCAGGCTACACCTAAAGCATTTACTGATGGCGTTGCTGCTTTCTATGATGGAAATTATTCAGCGGCAATTAATGAATTTAATAAAGCCCAAACACAAGACCCTGCTTACAAGCCAACTTACCTCTGGATAGGTATAGCTTACGTCGCATCGGGCGAGAAAAGTATGGCTTATAATACATGGCTGAGAATGCCAGCTGAAACAAACGCTATGACGACTTCCATGTACCTGAAGGGTATGGCTGAATGGCGTGAAGGCAAAACCAATGATGCAAAATACTGGTTCCGGAATACGTTTAATTATAAAAATACTCCTGCATATAAACTTTCTACCACTGCACTAGCACGCCTTGAAAAAGGTGACCAGGCTCCGCCTGTTTCTGAATGGCCAGCCTTGGCTTTGCTTCCGGGATCGAAAGTGAATAAAAACAATCCTACTGCTTCGGAAGTAAAGAATGAAAATGCGCCTCAAACGAATACTGCTAATACCAAGTTACCAGCCTTCATCCCCAAAGGTATGTACCAGTGCTACGATATGTACACCGAGGCAAACAATCCATCGCGTACCAGCTACAAAGAAATCCTCACCATCGTTGACGGCAGCACCTATGAATACAAATCAGGTAAAACATCCAGGGGGCGCTACACTTATGATTCAAAAACCGGGACAATAACTTTCGTTACCGGCCCATATAGTGGCGGTAACCCTACAGCTAAACTTGGTTATAGAACTGGTGACAACAAGCCAATGATCACATTGTCTTATACATTTGCAAACTTAGGTAAGGACGAAGATTTTTGTGTGCTTGTGAAGTCGAATTAG
- a CDS encoding T9SS type A sorting domain-containing protein, whose amino-acid sequence MKKILLLLVLVITSHLAFSNATVSQKNWRWRKDNGNQATATWSANENQAGAQSTCGVNENVRLRIGFDVHPDPSTTNPASRSVDFRISYSTTPSGPWTLIPPTAADQHFELALSQHVTSGTATTQQISNSGGNYAAGSILTKSSSGYITFSTPSGVTTVTEYEWVIKPTGNAQIGTTYYFYLQGLNNYPVTLPSLTVTGSTVTGSTVVTNAACFGGSNGSINLTPSGGTAPYTYNWGSGITTEDRTGLSAGTYTVVITDAVGCTGTVTATVTQPAAPVSGSTVVTNVSCFGGSNGSINLTPAGGTGPYTYLWNTGATTEDRTGLAAGTYSVTITDANGCTHSINNITITQPAALVATAASQTNASCSNQNNGSATVSASGGAGSYTYSWSPSGGTAATATGLSAGTYTVVVTDANGCTASRVFNITAGVAPAPGTFTTSTSTVTAGQTGIAYSIAPDASATNCTWTYTGTGATIHNNGTNDITIDFNGQATSGDLQVVVSNQCGSAAMRSIAITVTGVLPVKLVSFSAAEKNSNVEVKWATSAEQNVAKYEVETSQSGSAFNKVGEVTANSNSTSNVYSYLHAKPAAGDNYYRIKAIDKDGSFTYSSIAKVKVGAKAASVKVMTNPIVNRTLNLQLTNFVADKYQVSLSGANGQVVYRQTVQHTGTSNNLQLQLPAVAPGVYTLQVMNNQSAISTKVIMQ is encoded by the coding sequence ATGAAAAAAATTTTATTGCTACTTGTTCTTGTCATTACCAGCCACCTGGCATTTTCCAATGCCACAGTATCGCAAAAGAATTGGCGGTGGCGAAAAGACAATGGAAACCAGGCTACGGCTACCTGGTCTGCCAATGAGAACCAGGCTGGAGCTCAATCAACTTGTGGAGTCAATGAAAATGTCAGGTTAAGAATTGGTTTCGATGTACATCCTGATCCAAGTACCACCAATCCTGCAAGCCGATCTGTAGATTTTAGGATCAGTTATTCCACCACACCTTCGGGTCCATGGACACTGATCCCACCCACAGCTGCTGACCAACATTTTGAGTTGGCATTGAGTCAACATGTAACAAGTGGAACAGCAACAACCCAACAAATTTCGAATAGTGGAGGTAATTATGCAGCCGGAAGTATTTTAACTAAAAGCAGCTCTGGATATATTACCTTTTCCACTCCTTCTGGCGTTACTACTGTTACAGAATACGAATGGGTAATAAAACCAACTGGTAATGCTCAAATCGGCACTACTTATTATTTTTACCTTCAAGGGTTAAATAATTATCCTGTCACTCTTCCTTCGTTGACTGTTACCGGATCAACTGTTACCGGTAGTACTGTAGTAACTAATGCTGCATGCTTTGGAGGTTCCAATGGAAGCATCAACCTGACACCTTCTGGTGGTACAGCTCCATATACTTACAATTGGGGCAGTGGTATAACTACTGAAGACAGAACAGGACTTTCTGCAGGAACTTATACTGTAGTGATCACTGATGCCGTTGGTTGTACAGGAACTGTAACTGCAACTGTTACGCAGCCTGCAGCCCCAGTTTCAGGAAGTACGGTTGTAACGAATGTTTCTTGCTTTGGAGGTTCCAATGGAAGCATCAACCTGACACCTGCAGGTGGCACAGGTCCATATACTTACCTATGGAACACTGGCGCTACTACAGAAGACAGAACAGGTCTTGCTGCCGGCACTTATTCTGTTACTATTACTGATGCAAATGGTTGTACTCATTCAATTAATAACATCACTATCACACAACCTGCAGCATTGGTTGCTACTGCAGCATCCCAGACTAATGCAAGCTGTAGTAACCAAAACAATGGTTCTGCAACAGTAAGTGCTAGCGGTGGCGCAGGTTCATATACTTATAGCTGGTCTCCTTCAGGTGGTACTGCTGCAACTGCAACAGGATTATCTGCCGGAACTTATACAGTTGTGGTAACGGATGCTAATGGATGTACAGCCAGCCGAGTATTCAACATCACAGCAGGCGTAGCTCCTGCACCAGGCACATTCACTACATCAACTTCCACAGTAACTGCAGGACAGACAGGTATTGCTTATAGTATAGCACCTGATGCATCAGCCACTAATTGTACCTGGACATATACCGGTACAGGTGCAACCATTCATAACAATGGCACCAATGACATTACTATAGATTTTAATGGACAAGCAACCAGTGGCGATCTGCAGGTTGTTGTTTCTAACCAGTGTGGAAGCGCAGCGATGCGTTCAATAGCTATCACTGTAACAGGCGTGTTACCTGTGAAATTGGTAAGCTTCAGCGCTGCTGAAAAGAACAGCAATGTAGAAGTGAAGTGGGCAACATCTGCAGAACAGAATGTGGCTAAATATGAAGTAGAAACAAGCCAGTCAGGTAGTGCATTCAACAAAGTTGGCGAGGTAACAGCAAACAGCAACAGCACATCAAACGTGTATAGCTACCTGCATGCTAAACCAGCGGCCGGAGATAATTACTACAGGATAAAAGCAATTGATAAGGATGGCTCTTTCACTTATAGCAGCATTGCAAAAGTGAAAGTAGGAGCTAAGGCTGCATCAGTAAAAGTGATGACTAACCCTATTGTTAATCGCACCCTGAACCTGCAGTTAACAAACTTTGTTGCAGACAAATACCAGGTGTCTCTTTCTGGTGCAAACGGGCAAGTTGTTTACAGACAAACTGTTCAGCATACAGGAACATCTAATAATCTACAACTACAATTGCCAGCCGTTGCCCCAGGTGTTTATACACTACAGGTTATGAACAATCAAAGCGCGATCAGTACCAAAGTGATCATGCAATAA
- the lnt gene encoding apolipoprotein N-acyltransferase has product MKRLIFTKTFLHILVAAILNSLAMMYVQFVFCLPAIALILYVLLKSSSHKNAFTTGLLFGGLSSLILNYWMVPVVANYANGSNGLALACYIASGVALAVFFGAQFYLASLLLLKQERPSMVWINAFIIASVWVSFELLRATIFSALPWLSYTAGISQARSIYLLQPAAFGGVFLLSFIIVITAYFLAVDLINRKVRFLVFAVGILAIQYATGALLFNKFSAEIEEDNPAHFSVALVMPALSPETVWNDESANAVVSHLLALNEKAVATKPDMAVWTETVVPWAYSPDDDFLKEISNTTANTNTLSLLGMNSSLDQSETNLSNSVYLLSNTGKELGKYDKQDLLSMAEKPLLASPALILPFIKKLDLKMEAGSNSEPVNTPWGKAGIMICNESTNSFHAAGLAKSGAEFLVNMGNDSWFSDYFITTQHFYNARCRAVENRKDLIINNNRGICGVVKSTGEIKIEEDGRNSNVISAEIHPNKLQTFKLNNLVYPAITILLLVLGNYLQRVKFNPNKNKTQTQK; this is encoded by the coding sequence ATGAAGCGCTTAATATTTACTAAAACATTTTTACACATACTGGTTGCAGCAATATTGAACAGCCTTGCAATGATGTATGTACAATTTGTCTTCTGCCTGCCTGCTATTGCACTTATACTTTATGTTTTACTAAAGTCATCCTCTCATAAAAATGCTTTCACAACAGGATTATTATTCGGTGGTTTATCTTCTTTAATACTGAACTATTGGATGGTTCCCGTAGTTGCTAATTATGCAAACGGAAGTAATGGTCTGGCGCTGGCTTGTTATATCGCGTCGGGCGTAGCATTGGCCGTCTTTTTTGGTGCACAATTTTACCTGGCAAGTCTGTTACTGTTAAAACAAGAAAGGCCATCCATGGTTTGGATAAATGCCTTCATCATTGCTTCTGTTTGGGTATCGTTTGAGCTGCTACGCGCCACCATCTTTAGTGCATTACCATGGTTAAGTTATACTGCCGGTATTTCCCAGGCACGAAGTATTTATTTACTTCAGCCAGCTGCTTTTGGAGGTGTATTTCTGCTTTCTTTTATCATAGTAATTACAGCTTATTTTCTAGCTGTTGATTTAATTAATCGTAAAGTCAGATTTTTAGTTTTCGCAGTTGGTATTCTTGCCATTCAATATGCTACAGGAGCTTTGTTGTTCAATAAATTTTCAGCTGAAATAGAAGAAGATAATCCTGCTCATTTTTCTGTTGCGTTGGTTATGCCGGCTCTTTCACCTGAGACTGTTTGGAATGATGAATCTGCAAATGCTGTTGTCTCGCATTTACTTGCATTGAATGAAAAGGCAGTAGCAACCAAGCCAGACATGGCGGTGTGGACAGAAACGGTAGTGCCATGGGCTTATTCGCCTGACGATGATTTCTTGAAGGAGATATCAAATACTACAGCCAATACAAATACACTTTCCCTTTTAGGTATGAACTCCTCGCTTGATCAAAGCGAAACGAATTTGTCAAACTCAGTGTACTTGTTGAGCAACACAGGGAAAGAGCTTGGCAAGTATGATAAGCAGGATCTATTATCCATGGCCGAAAAACCGCTTTTAGCCTCGCCAGCACTTATTCTTCCTTTCATAAAAAAGCTTGACCTAAAGATGGAAGCAGGAAGCAATAGTGAACCTGTAAATACACCTTGGGGTAAAGCAGGTATAATGATTTGTAATGAATCTACGAATTCCTTTCATGCTGCTGGCTTAGCAAAAAGCGGTGCTGAATTCCTGGTGAATATGGGCAACGACAGTTGGTTTTCTGATTACTTCATCACAACACAACATTTTTATAATGCTCGATGTCGTGCAGTAGAAAACAGGAAGGATCTAATTATAAATAACAACAGGGGAATATGTGGAGTAGTAAAAAGTACCGGCGAAATAAAAATAGAGGAAGACGGGAGAAACAGCAATGTAATTTCTGCTGAAATACATCCAAACAAATTGCAAACTTTCAAATTAAATAACCTAGTATATCCAGCCATTACAATACTGCTTTTAGTACTAGGTAATTATCTACAGCGTGTAAAATTCAATCCAAATAAAAACAAAACCCAAACCCAAAAATGA